Below is a genomic region from Halanaerobiaceae bacterium ANBcell28.
AACCACCAGGAAAAAACACGTCATTACATAAACTAAGTGATTTTAAATTATGAAAATGCTGTATACCTTCTAAAGATTCAATATTCATATAATAAGGTGCTAATCGTTCTATATCTTTCACATCACTTAAATAAATAGCACCACTAGGTTTATCTATTACTGACCTTACATAATTTTCAAAATTTATATCTTCAAGCTGAATAATTTGTTCTTGATAAAGTTTTATAGCTTCCTCGGCAGTAAAAGTCAGAGGCTCTGTTCCAGAAATAGAATGAGCATATATGATAATTTCTTCGGTTATATATCCCTCACTCATAACATTAATCCTAGCTCTAGTAGCAACATTAAGTTGAACATTCTCAAGCCTAAAGAATCCATTTTCATCTGTTTCATAAACAATCGTTATACCTTCATAGCCATCTACACTGAAACTAAGATAAGCACCTTCTATTCCGACTCCAGTTTCAGAATCAACTACCTCAATAATTATATCATTTTCATAATACTGACCTAGAACGTGTCTTGATAACAAATTATAATCAATTGAATTAACAACACCATCCCCATTAATATCAGCAGCTCTTAAAGTAGACGAATCTAGAATATCATTTCCCAATATATGTCTTTGAAGTATCGTACAATCAAGAGAATCTACTACATTATCATTATTAAGATCACCAAGCAAGTAAAACTCATCCTGTCCAGAAGTATCTGCTCCTATTGTCGATAAGGAAATAGATACTAACAGCAAAACTAATGTCATTAGGAAACTAAAACATTTCA
It encodes:
- a CDS encoding leucine-rich repeat domain-containing protein, producing MFKMKCFSFLMTLVLLLVSISLSTIGADTSGQDEFYLLGDLNNDNVVDSLDCTILQRHILGNDILDSSTLRAADINGDGVVNSIDYNLLSRHVLGQYYENDIIIEVVDSETGVGIEGAYLSFSVDGYEGITIVYETDENGFFRLENVQLNVATRARINVMSEGYITEEIIIYAHSISGTEPLTFTAEEAIKLYQEQIIQLEDINFENYVRSVIDKPSGAIYLSDVKDIERLAPYYMNIESLEGIQHFHNLKSLSLCNDVFFPGGSMSYTDINQIRDLSPIAGLTKLETLGFTGNEVEDISPLAELKNLRSLRISDNSLIDISVLSKLQNLEILYAYSCQLDDLSPLAELVNLRRLILGYNLIEDISPLSELIKLERLSLENNQIKDITPLSQLLELEHLSLRNNLIEDFSPVENLPKLNTFWK